GTCATAAATCCGCTTGGTATAAGCCAAAAATAGCTCGTACCGTTTCGCATCGTCCTCAGAAAATTTTCTCATTTCGCTGATCATCCTGGAAGTATCAGCCGTGGCGTCCAGCGTACTGCCGTCCTGCCAGAAATAGCGACAGATGGGATCGATGGGGACGAATTCCAGATAATCGGATCGCTTCTCGCCAATTGAATCGAACAGCTCATCGATCACAAACGGCATGGTCAAGAGGGATGGTCCTGTATCGAAGCGAAAGCCGTCGGCGATCCACTGGTTCATCTTGCCGCCCAGGGTTTCGTTTTTCTCAAAGAGCTGAACCCGATGGCCCTGATGAGCCAATCTTATCGCTGCTGTTAGACCACCCAGGCCGCCACCGACAACTACAATTTGTTTTTTTGAAATTATCTTCATTAAAACTTCAAAACTCAAAATACAAATGACAAACAAGTTTTAAATTTCAATAACCAAACGTCAGTCACATCAAATGTCAAAACTAAAATTATTTTTAACCGCTAATTTGACGAATTAAGCCAATTTCGCTAATTAATGTCTGAATGAAAACGAGTAAATTTGTTGTAGAAGTTTCGTTCCGAACGAAAGGTCCGTGTAAAAACAGTTTAATTCTCGTCATTCCGAACGGAGCGCAGCGGAGTGAGGAATCTCGATTTTTAAAAGACATCTTAGCTTAAAGAGATTTCTCGCTTCGATCGGAATGACGGTTAGTATAAGAGATTCCACATTTTCACATTTGACTTACAGATTTCTCCCTTCGGTCGAAATGATAATGATATGTAAATGCTCTCGACAGCAAATTACACCATCACTACTGATCACTGGCGGCTGATTACTGATTACTGATCACTTTTTACTGATCACTGATTACTGTTCACTGATAGCTGTTTTTTAAATTTCTCATAAAGAACCGTGCACAACAAAATCAGCGCATACCCAAACCCAAAATCTTCGATCGGGATTGTAAAGATGCGAAAGTTCAATTGATAAGCCTCACTGTACAGCACCACAGGTCGCCACGTCAGATAGCCATTGAAAATCAGCATGGCCAGTGCTGAGATCGCCAGATATTGCACCGTGCGAAGCTGGAGAAAAATTTTCGTTTTCAATTTCCAGTCGAGCAGCGCCACCAATCCCAGAGCGATGAGCACCAGTCCCGTGTATTCTTTGCCCGCCCAAAATAATCCGATGCCTGCGGGGATTCCGATATACAAAATCTTCGGAACGATGTGAAGGTTTTTTATCTCCCGATTTTTGAAATACGCCGCAAACACCTCCCAAATGAACAGCGAGGCATAAGGGATGGTGATGAAGAACAGCCATTCTTCAATGGGCAATCTTAAAATTTTGAACCCCAGCGTATATTGATCGTTGAACCACCAGTGGCGTCCCGTGACAATGGCATCCCAGGCGACAAATATGGCCAGTGAAATCAAAATGGCTTTGAAGACATTGGGCCACTTGTCCACAAAATGAACTTTTCGGTCAAAGCTCAGGGATAGCGGACCGCTGAGGACGATGAGATTGAATATGAGATATTCTGCGTTCATGATTTTTTGTATTATGTGCTCAACGGATTTTTAAATTTGGTTTCACAATTTGTCCTGATTTCCATATAGCCAGAATAATTGATATGCCATTTTGATCCTATTAACATCCCCCCTGTCCCCCCTTCAAAGGGGGGGAACTATAGGAAGTCCCCCTTTGAAGCCTGTGCCCGCAGGGTAGGGGAT
Above is a genomic segment from candidate division KSB1 bacterium containing:
- a CDS encoding NAD(P)-binding protein, coding for MKIISKKQIVVVGGGLGGLTAAIRLAHQGHRVQLFEKNETLGGKMNQWIADGFRFDTGPSLLTMPFVIDELFDSIGEKRSDYLEFVPIDPICRYFWQDGSTLDATADTSRMISEMRKFSEDDAKRYELFLAYTKRIYDITADVFLFTPMHEIKKLAKWKTFLKLFRAPQIDPFRTVHQGVSRFFKHPKLVQLFDRYATYNGSNPYQAPAT
- a CDS encoding lycopene cyclase domain-containing protein, with amino-acid sequence MNAEYLIFNLIVLSGPLSLSFDRKVHFVDKWPNVFKAILISLAIFVAWDAIVTGRHWWFNDQYTLGFKILRLPIEEWLFFITIPYASLFIWEVFAAYFKNREIKNLHIVPKILYIGIPAGIGLFWAGKEYTGLVLIALGLVALLDWKLKTKIFLQLRTVQYLAISALAMLIFNGYLTWRPVVLYSEAYQLNFRIFTIPIEDFGFGYALILLCTVLYEKFKKQLSVNSNQ